From a single Salvelinus sp. IW2-2015 unplaced genomic scaffold, ASM291031v2 Un_scaffold1653, whole genome shotgun sequence genomic region:
- the LOC112071593 gene encoding MEF2 transcription factor homolog, protein MGRKKIQIARIMDERNRQVTFTKRKFGLMKKAYELSVLCDCEIALIIFNSTNKLLQYASTDMDKVLLKYTEYNEPHESRTNSDIVEVSPTHCIAD, encoded by the exons atggGGAGGAAAAAGATCCAGATAGCACGGATTATGGATGAACGTAACAGACAG gtgACATTCACCAAGAGGAAGTTTGGCCTGATGAAGAAGGCATATGAGCTGAGTGTTCTGTGTGACTGTGAGATCGCCCTCATCATCTTCAACAGCACCAATAAATTGCTCCAGTATGCCAGCACTGACATGGACAAGGTCCTGCTCAAATACACAGAGTACAACGAACCTCACGAGAGCAGGACTAACTCCGACATTGTGGAAGTGAGTCCCACACACTGTATTGCAGACTAG